In one window of Mobula hypostoma chromosome 1, sMobHyp1.1, whole genome shotgun sequence DNA:
- the LOC134344148 gene encoding uncharacterized protein LOC134344148, with the protein MVCLNGVRWFDVLDLRSGCCQNTMSEVDKEKTAIIGPLGFFRSKKMPQGISGSPATFLRGMGKTMGDVEVFGVLAYVDDCLGFGFALGDDDVRRVPEPRTTNEDLEFTLVKVQTGKQNSKLKLWSCNDELIQRDETMTSLQKDEQKLKTSIQNRLEEAGGVTASQMEMDMKRGSELLRLGRELEESEKRLTSRLQEAEETAEAAQAKCFSLEKIKQQLPIERMWKNMASKDDVRDVWYMLPLANFSLIEEQTVRPSLTESGAVGRSGCGQPGLQQDSEGKEAGPRTRDRGLQVAVGT; encoded by the coding sequence ATGGTCTGTCTGAATGGTGTGAGGTGGTTtgatgtgctggatctgaggagtggatgttgccagaacaCAATGAGTGAGGTCGACAAGGAGAAGACGGCCATTATAGgtcccctaggattcttccgatccaaAAAGATGCCACAGGGCATATCCGGATCCCCTGCAACCTTCCTGAGGGGCATGGGTAAGaccatgggggatgtggaggtgtttggagttttggcgtatgtggatgattgCTTAGGGTTTGGATTCGCCTTGGGGGACGATGATGTGAGGCGAGTGCCGGAGCCCCGGACAACCAATGAAGACTTGGAGTTCACGCTCGTCAAAGTGCAGACAGGGAAACAGAATTCCAAGCTGAAACTGTGGTCATGtaatgatgaattaatccagagagaTGAAACAATGACCAGCCTTCAAAAGGAtgagcagaaactcaagacatcgatccagaacagattggaagaagctggtggtgtaactgcatcccagatggagatggacatgaagcgtgggtcagaactgctgagactggggcgagagttggaggagtcagagaagaggctgacgtctcgactgcaggaggctgaagagactgcagaggcagcccaggctaagtgcttcagtttggagaaaatcaaacagcagctaccgatcgagagAATGTGGAAGAATATGGCAtcgaaggatgatgtgcgggatgtgtggtacatgctgcctctTGCTAACTTCTCCTTGATTGAGGAACAGACCGTTCGCCCTTCCCTCACTGAGTCAGGTGCAGTGGGGAGGTCtggctgtgggcagcctgggttacagcaggactctgaaggaaaagaagcggggccccggacacgggacagggggctccaaGTTGCAGTGGGGacatga